Proteins from a genomic interval of Syngnathoides biaculeatus isolate LvHL_M chromosome 23, ASM1980259v1, whole genome shotgun sequence:
- the mycn gene encoding N-myc protein isoform X2 — MPAIVSKNSDMEFDYLQPCFYPDEDYFYFCGPDSAPPGEDIWKKFELLPTPPVSPSRAALPGEQPEADLLGFGLGDPLDWASELLLSPEDDIWGASDDLDLFGSALDTNPNSIILQDCMWSGFSAREKLERAVTEKLGKAITSATATATAPAPATTAAAAAAAGSGRRDACAKAPEATSRNAASECVDPAVVFPFPVNKKSAGGDSTGGASASAGRGSAHSDSEEEDEEEEDDDDDDDEEEEEEEDDEEEEEEEIDVVTVEKRYFTFSKTSAAASRSQDQRGAASGSGGAGRFVSRAPQELILKRSSVHQHQHNYAAPSPYTSDDDPAPPPKKQRTSDAARHPARTPSSSSSCGSVGSGPRSKRSYSGDSSPRGGSDSEDSERRRNHNILERQRRNDLRSSFLTLRDHVPELAHNEKAAKVLILKKATEYVSSLDREELRLQQEVVRLQARRQQLMRRLEQARTR; from the exons ATGCCGGCGATAGTCAGCAAAAACTCCGACATGGAGTTTGACTATTTGCAACCGTGCTTCTACCCGGACGAGGACTACTTCTACTTCTGCGGGCCAGACTCCGCGCCACCGGGGGAGGACATCTGGAAGAAATTCGAGCTGCTGCCCACTCCGCCCGTCTCCCCGAGCCGCGCCGCGCTACCCGGGGAGCAGCCGGAGGCGGACCTCCTGGGTTTCGGCTTGGGGGACCCGCTGGACTGGGCCTCGGAGCTGCTGCTCTCGCCCGAAGACGACATCTGGGGGGCGTCCGACGATTTGGATCTGTTCGGTTCCGCTTTGGATACAAACCCAAACAGCATCATCCTCCAGGACTGTATGTGGAGCGGATTCTCGGCCCGGGAGAAGCTGGAGAGGGCGGTCACGGAGAAACTGGGCAAGGCGATTACGAGCGCCACGGCCACGGCGACCGCCCCGGCTCCCGCGACCAcggccgctgccgccgccgccgccggctccGGGAGGCGGGACGCGTGCGCCAAAGCCCCCGAGGCGACGAGCCGCAACGCGGCGTCGGAGTGCGTGGACCCCGCCGTTGTGTTCCCCTTCCCCGTGAACAAGAAGAGCGCCGGCGGGGACTCGACCGGCGGCGCGAGCGCGTCCGCGGGCCGCGGGAGCGCCCACAGCGACTCCG aagaagaagatgaggaggaggaggatgatgatgatgatgacgatgaagaagaagaagaagaggaggatgatgaggaggaggaggaagaggagattGACGTGGTTACAGTTGAAAAAAGGTATTTCACATTCAGCAAAACCTCAGCTGCGGCGTCAAGAAGTCAAGACCAGAGGGGAGCCGCCTCGGGGTCCGGCGGGGCGGGTCGCTTCGTCAGCCGAGCGCCCCAGGAGCTCATCCTGAAGCGGAGCTCGGTGCACCAGCATCAGCACAACTACGCCGCGCCCTCGCCGTACACGTCAGACGACGACCCGGCGCCGCCCCCAAAGAAGCAGAGGACGTCCGACGCCGCGCGGCACCCGGCCAGGACcccctcctcgtcctcgtcgtgCGGCTCGGTCGGGTCGGGCCCTCGCAGCAAGCGCAGCTACAGCGGGGACAGCAGCCCGAGGGGCGGCTCCGACTCGGAGGACAGCGAGCGGCGGCGCAACCACAACATCCTGGAGCGCCAGCGCCGCAACGACCTGCGCTCCAGCTTCCTGACCCTGCGCGACCACGTGCCGGAGCTGGCGCACAACGAGAAGGCGGCCAAGGTTCTGATCCTGAAGAAGGCCACAGAGTACGTGAGCTCCCTGGACAGGGAGGAACTGCGGCTCCAGCAGGAGGTGGTCCGACTGCAGGCCCGCCGGCAGCAACTGATGCGCCGACTAGAGCAGGCGAGGACTCGCTAA
- the mycn gene encoding N-myc protein isoform X1 has protein sequence MPAIVSKNSDMEFDYLQPCFYPDEDYFYFCGPDSAPPGEDIWKKFELLPTPPVSPSRAALPGEQPEADLLGFGLGDPLDWASELLLSPEDDIWGASDDLDLFGSALDTNPNSIILQDCMWSGFSAREKLERAVTEKLGKAITSATATATAPAPATTAAAAAAAGSGRRDACAKAPEATSRNAASECVDPAVVFPFPVNKKSAGGDSTGGASASAGRGSAHSDSEEEEDEEEEDDDDDDDEEEEEEEDDEEEEEEEIDVVTVEKRYFTFSKTSAAASRSQDQRGAASGSGGAGRFVSRAPQELILKRSSVHQHQHNYAAPSPYTSDDDPAPPPKKQRTSDAARHPARTPSSSSSCGSVGSGPRSKRSYSGDSSPRGGSDSEDSERRRNHNILERQRRNDLRSSFLTLRDHVPELAHNEKAAKVLILKKATEYVSSLDREELRLQQEVVRLQARRQQLMRRLEQARTR, from the exons ATGCCGGCGATAGTCAGCAAAAACTCCGACATGGAGTTTGACTATTTGCAACCGTGCTTCTACCCGGACGAGGACTACTTCTACTTCTGCGGGCCAGACTCCGCGCCACCGGGGGAGGACATCTGGAAGAAATTCGAGCTGCTGCCCACTCCGCCCGTCTCCCCGAGCCGCGCCGCGCTACCCGGGGAGCAGCCGGAGGCGGACCTCCTGGGTTTCGGCTTGGGGGACCCGCTGGACTGGGCCTCGGAGCTGCTGCTCTCGCCCGAAGACGACATCTGGGGGGCGTCCGACGATTTGGATCTGTTCGGTTCCGCTTTGGATACAAACCCAAACAGCATCATCCTCCAGGACTGTATGTGGAGCGGATTCTCGGCCCGGGAGAAGCTGGAGAGGGCGGTCACGGAGAAACTGGGCAAGGCGATTACGAGCGCCACGGCCACGGCGACCGCCCCGGCTCCCGCGACCAcggccgctgccgccgccgccgccggctccGGGAGGCGGGACGCGTGCGCCAAAGCCCCCGAGGCGACGAGCCGCAACGCGGCGTCGGAGTGCGTGGACCCCGCCGTTGTGTTCCCCTTCCCCGTGAACAAGAAGAGCGCCGGCGGGGACTCGACCGGCGGCGCGAGCGCGTCCGCGGGCCGCGGGAGCGCCCACAGCGACTCCG aagaagaagaagatgaggaggaggaggatgatgatgatgatgacgatgaagaagaagaagaagaggaggatgatgaggaggaggaggaagaggagattGACGTGGTTACAGTTGAAAAAAGGTATTTCACATTCAGCAAAACCTCAGCTGCGGCGTCAAGAAGTCAAGACCAGAGGGGAGCCGCCTCGGGGTCCGGCGGGGCGGGTCGCTTCGTCAGCCGAGCGCCCCAGGAGCTCATCCTGAAGCGGAGCTCGGTGCACCAGCATCAGCACAACTACGCCGCGCCCTCGCCGTACACGTCAGACGACGACCCGGCGCCGCCCCCAAAGAAGCAGAGGACGTCCGACGCCGCGCGGCACCCGGCCAGGACcccctcctcgtcctcgtcgtgCGGCTCGGTCGGGTCGGGCCCTCGCAGCAAGCGCAGCTACAGCGGGGACAGCAGCCCGAGGGGCGGCTCCGACTCGGAGGACAGCGAGCGGCGGCGCAACCACAACATCCTGGAGCGCCAGCGCCGCAACGACCTGCGCTCCAGCTTCCTGACCCTGCGCGACCACGTGCCGGAGCTGGCGCACAACGAGAAGGCGGCCAAGGTTCTGATCCTGAAGAAGGCCACAGAGTACGTGAGCTCCCTGGACAGGGAGGAACTGCGGCTCCAGCAGGAGGTGGTCCGACTGCAGGCCCGCCGGCAGCAACTGATGCGCCGACTAGAGCAGGCGAGGACTCGCTAA